Proteins found in one Takifugu rubripes chromosome 17, fTakRub1.2, whole genome shotgun sequence genomic segment:
- the LOC101071022 gene encoding complement C3-like isoform X1, whose product MEKPERICPILLLLFFTSFLPPTDGSPLEVLAAPNAIRAGMPENIFVEVQDFSLDTNIPVEIIVMNHPTKSKRLASTAVNLNRANSHQAFGEVLIPAEAFNNYDNSQHYVYLQAVFPERMLEKVVLVSFQTEYLFIQIAKNMYTPESRVHFRIFAMMPDFSYRANPNPLHIEIVNSEGHFPVNSIVLEPPGMYQGDIRIPENASPGLWNIKATYSNNPRLSCSAEFEVKEYVVPSLSIQLTPESMFFYEDEDKITVNINARYLFGEEVDGVAFVLFGIQHVGQKKPIPSSLQRVSIVRGKGAAVLQRRKITEAFGPLTGYSMYVKVTVLTESGGDMVVSEFNGIKIVKSPYTINLDKATKNFKPGIPYDLEFQVLNLDGTPAKLVVVSVEPGSMLVRTGDNGFAKLPINTEENAPKLTITIKTSHDALAPDKQATATFEVLPYSSPTKTYIHIVANTADLKLGDNLGVHCFLKRQEYAPAMITYLILSKGRLVKHSRRQLNYQMVISENILVTKEMMPSFTIIVYYHTSNNEVVSDSVRVDIKDTCIGSLQLEKLRVDPSHEPRKSLPVKITGTPGATVGLVVIHKDVYTDKWRLTQKKIWDEVKKKDRYCPLGGEYNSMRVFYEAGLLFESNIGSTPYRQDLRCPSCNRKKRSDDIGDNMNSSMDVEDIVSRSIFPKSWMWLSVVLPPCPGNDPYCKTTSKTIPNPLKDSITNWEITGISLSRTHGICVADPLEVIVRKDFFIDLKAPYSAIAGEQLEIKAVLHNYTPDHITVLVHLFEEENVCSAAYGRRTYQQEVIVGAMSSRSVSLVFIFTKEGLSNIHVKAAVKDSFLNDGVMKMIYVVPWGELVKHTMTVTLDPARKGVDGRQTEVLQSQIPAHAMLPSTPAATVVYITGMASIQAENVISGDNMSYLLIQPLGNGETNIIPLTMTVIATTYLDKTNQWEKVGFNKRSEALGYINDGYSNQLVNRKSDGSFSLNQNKPSSTWLTAFVVKVFTMASSLVSVQSRIICDAVKFLNLQQQPDGQFREVGRLTNREMPDDVFGADSDASMTSFCLIALQESRPLCAFSINEHDESEQAIVLPWPTASLRRSIYKAVGYLERRLPGLSNPYAVAMASYALANENRLNKETLKRFASPGLDHWPVSKGLIYQLEATSYALLALVRAGAFAEAQPVVSWLKEQKRIRGAYLSTQANLMVYQAVAEYFTRVKEGEKNVQNLDVDILLPDRLTPARFSFNRQNFHLTRSSKINSINRPVRVTATGKGQGVLKMVSLYYTSPKQMERNCQKFNLSVQLIPQSVREDEKVYKLRIDVLYLSKDQEATMSVLDIGLLTGFTVDTNDLDSLSKGRGRTISNYETGRVLSDRGSLIIYLDKVSHTQPVEISFRIREVLRSAILQPAAVSVYEHKDQTSCVKFYHPARVAGQLMRLCTGNECKCAEEGCGILKRDTVNNEQRLEWPCEVSRRTRTDFVYKVRVDEISRDLSMDVYTMTILEVIRESSYDENPSGESRSFLSFAHCRDNLNLVTGKTYLIMGESKQIYRHDAQQSYQYIIGQQTWLEYWPTDAECQSDQHRPTCLGLDDLVSQQVIFGCVE is encoded by the exons ATGGAAAAACCTGAGAGAATCTGTCCGATTCTGTTGCTTCTCTTCTTCACGTCCTTTTTGCCTCCCACGGATGGATCACCTTT ggagGTGCTGGCAGCCCCGAACGCGATACGAGCGGGAATGCCAGAAAACATCTTTGTGGAAGTCCAGGATTTCTCACTTGACACGAACATTCCTGTCGAAATCATTGTGATGAACCACCCGACAAAAAGCAAACGGCTGGCGTCGACAGCTGTGAACCTCAACAGGGCAAATTCTCATCAGGCATTTGGAGAAGTTTTG ATCCCCGCTGAAGCATTTAATAACTATGACAACAGTCAACATTACGTGTACCTACAAGCTGTGTTTCCAGAAAGAATGCTGGAGAAGGTCGTCTTAGTGTCCTTCCAGACTGAGTATTTGTTCATTCAGATAGCCAAAAACATGTACACCCCTGAGAGCAGAG ttcATTTTAGGATCTTTGCTATGATGCCTGACTTTTCATACAGGGCCAACCCGAACCCCCTTCACATCGAGATAGTG AACTCTGAGGGCCACTTCCCCGTAAATTCCATTGTACTTGAGCCACCAGGAATGTACCAGGGCGATATTCGAATCCCTGAAAATGCAAG TCCTGGTTTGTGGAATATTAAGGCAACGTATTCCAACAACCCACGGCTGAGTTGTAGCGCAGAATTTGAGGTCAAGGAATACG TGGTGCCCAGCCTGTCCATACAACTGACCCCAGAGAGCATGTTCTTCTACGAGGATGAAGACAAAATCACTGTCAACATCAACGCTCG GTACCTGTTTGGGGAAGAGGTTGACGGGGTGgcgtttgttttatttggaattCAACACGTGGGTCAAAAAAAGCCTATTCCAAGTTCCCTCCAGCGAGTGTCG ATTGTTCGTGGGAAAGGAGCTGCCGTactgcagagaagaaaaatcaCAGAGGCTTTTGGGCCTTTGACGGGCTATTCCATGTATGTAAAAGTCACTGTGCTGACAGAGAGCG GTGGAGATATGGTGGTGTCGGAGTTTAATGGTATCAAAATCGTCAAGTCCCCATACACCATCAACCTCGACAAAGCCACTAAGAACTTTAAACCAGGAATACCCTATGATTTGgag TTTCAAGTGCTGAATCTTGACGGCACTCCAGCAAAACTAGTTGTTGTGTCGGTAGAACCAGGATCCATGTTGGTACGAACCGGAGACAACGGCTTTGCGAAGCTTCCCATTAACACAGAGGAAAACGCCCCAAAACTGACAATCACT ATAAAGACCAGCCATGATGCTCTTGCACCTGACAAACAAGCCACGGCCACATTCGAAGTTCTACCATACTCCAGTCCCACCAAAACCTACATCCACATAG TGGCTAATACAGCAGACCTGAAGTTAGGAGACAACTTGGGAGTCCACTGTTTCCTTAAAAGGCAAGAATATGCACCAGCTATGATCACCTACCTG ATCTTAAGCAAAGGTCGTCTGGTGAAGCACAGCCGACGGCAGTTAAATTATCAGATGGTCATTTCAGAGAATATCCTTGTCACCAAGGAAATGATGCCATCCTTCACCATTATAGTGTACTACCATACAAGCAACAACGAAGTGGTGTCAGACTCTGTCAGGGTGGATATTAAAGACACCTGCATCGGCTCA CTTCAGCTGGAAAAACTCAGAGTGGATCCATCCCATGAGCCTCGCAAGTCACTTCCGGTGAAAATCACTGGAACCCCAGGAGCCACAGTGGGGCTGGTGGTGATCCACAAAGACGTTTACACAGACAAGTGGAGATTGACCCAGAAAAAG ATCTGggatgaggtaaaaaaaaaagacaggtaCTGCCCGCTCGGTGGAGAGTACAACAGTATGAGGGTGTTCTACGAAGCTGGCCTGTTGTTTGAGTCCAACATTGGCAGCACTCCCTACAGACAAG atCTAAGGTGTCCCTCCTGCAACAGGAAGAAACGAAGTGACGACATAG GAGACAACATGAATAGCTCTATGGATGTCGAGGACATTGTATCGCGCTCTATTTTCCCTAAAAGTTGGATGTGGTTATCTGTGGTTCTTCCGCCATGCCCTGGAAATGACCCTTACTG TAAAACTACATCAAAAACTATCCCCAACCCACTGAAAGATTCCATTACAAACTGGGAAATCACTGGAATTAGTCTGTCACGAACTCATG GCATCTGTGTGGCTGATCCACTGGAGGTCATTGTCAGAAAAGATTTCTTCATCGACCTCAAAGCACCATACTCTGCAATAGCTGGAGAACAGCTGGAAATAAAGGCTGTCCTCCACAACTACACCCCTGACCACATCACC GTACTTGTACATCTCTTTGAAGAGGAAAATGTCTGTAGTGCAGCTTATGGCCGTCGGACATATCAGCAGGAGGTCATCGTCGGAGCCATGTCTTCCCGCTCTGTGTCCCTTGTCTTTATTTTCACCAAGGAAGGCCTAAGCAACATTCATGTTAAAGCGGCTGTCAaagattcatttttaaatgatggAGTTATGAAGATGATCTATGTGGTG CCTTGGGGTGAACTGGTAAAGCACACAATGACGGTAACACTGGACCCTGCCAGGAAAGGTGTAG ACGGACGGCAGACAGAAGTTCTCCAAAGTCAAATTCCTGCACACGCTATGCTTCCAAGCACTCCTGCAGCCACGGTCGTTTACATAACAG GAATGGCCAGCATACAAGCAGAAAACGTCATCAGCGGCGACAATATGAGTTATCTGCTGATCCAACCCTTGGGGAATGGAGAGACGAACATCATCCCACTGACCATGACCGTCATTGCAACCACGTATTTGGACAAAACCAACCAGTGGGAGAAGGTTGGTTTCAACAAGCGCAGTGAAGCTCTCGGGTACATTAATGATG GCTACAGTAATCAACTTGTGAACCGTAAAAGTGATGGATCATTTTCCCTGAATCAGAATAAACCAAGCAGCACCTG GTTGACAGCTTTTGTCGTTAAGGTGTTTACAATGGCCAGCTCTCTAGTCTCAGTGCAAAGCAGAATCATCTGCGATGCCGTCAAGTTCCTAAATCTCCAGCAGCAACCGGATGGACAATTCAGAGAGGTTGGAAGATTGACCAATAGAGAAATGCCG GACGACGTATTTGGCGCAGATTCAGATGCCTCCATGACGTCTTTCTGCCTTATTGCCCTGCAAGAGTCGCGGCCACTTTGTGCTTTCAGTATTAAC GAGCATGATGAGAGCGAGCAAGCGATAGTGCTTCCGTGGCCAACTGCT AGTCTGCGCCGGAGCATATATAAAGCAGTGGGCTACCTGGAGAGGCGTCTGCCAGGACTCTCCAACCCATACGCCGTGGCAATGGCATCCTATGCACTCGCCAATGAAAACAGGCTGAACAAGGAGACCCTGAAAAGATTTGCCTCCCCAG GGTTGGACCACTGGCCTGTCTCCAAAGGCCTCATTTACCAGCTGGAAGCGACATCTTATGCTCTTCTTGCTCTGGTTAGAGCCGGG GCCTTCGCAGAAGCTCAGCCGGTGGTCAGCTGGTtgaaggagcagaagaggatCAGAGGAGCTTACCTGTCCACTCAG gcCAACTTGATGGTGTACCAGGCGGTCGCTGAGTACTTCACTAGAGtcaaagagggagagaagaacgTGCAGAACCTGGACGTGGACATCCTGTTGCCTGACAGGCTAACTCCTGCCAGGTTCAGCTTCAACAGGCAGAACTTCCACCTCACAAGAAGCTCGAAA ATCAATTCCATAAACCGGCCCGTCAGGGTGACAGCCACAGGAAAGGGACAAGGGGTTTTAAAG ATGGTGTCGCTGTATTACACCTCGCCGAAACAAATGGAGCGCAACTGTCAGAAGTTCAACTTGTCTGTGCAGCTCATCCCAC AATCAGTACGAGAGGATGAGAAAGTGTACAAGCTGAGAATAGATGTTTT ATACCTGAGCAAGGATCAAGAGGCAACCATGTCGGTCTTGGATATTGGCTTACTAACTGGCTTCACTGTTGACACCAATGACCTGGACTCA ctctCCAAAGGCCGCGGTCGTACCATTTCTAACTATGAGACGGGCAGAGTCCTATCAGACAGAGGCTCCCTCATCATCTACCTGGACAAG GTTTCCCACACACAACCGGTAGAAATCTCATTTAGGATCCGTGAGGTTCTCAGATCTGCCATTTTACAACCAGCCGCTGTGTCTGTCTATGAACACAAAGACC AAACCTCCTGTGTGAAGTTTTACCATCCAGCGAGAGTAGCGGGACAGCTGATGCGTTTATGCACGGGTAACGAATGCAAGTGTGCTGAAG AGGGCTGCGGTATTCTGAAGAGGGACACCGTCAACAACGAGCAGCGCTTAGAATGGCCCTGCGAGGTGTCTCGCAGGACGAGAACAGATTTCG TGTACAAAGTGAGAGTGGACGAAATCAGCAGAGATTTGTCCATGGACGTGTACACCATGACCATTCTTGAGGTCATCAGGGAAA gTAGTTACGATGAGAATCCTTCGGGAGAATCGCGCAGTTTCCTCAGTTTTGCGCACTGCAGAGACAATTTGAACTTGGTGACAGGGAAAACCTACCTCATCATGGGAGAGTCCAAACAAATTTACAGACATGACGCACAGCAATC GTATCAGTACATAATCGGACAGCAAACCTGGCTGGAGTACTGGCCCACCGACGCCGAGTGCCAGTCCGACCAACACAGACCCACCTGCTTGGGCTTAGATGACCTGGTCAGTCAACAAGTTATTTTTGGATGTGTGGAATGA
- the LOC101071022 gene encoding complement C3-like isoform X2, whose protein sequence is MEKPERICPILLLLFFTSFLPPTDGSPLEVLAAPNAIRAGMPENIFVEVQDFSLDTNIPVEIIVMNHPTKSKRLASTAVNLNRANSHQAFGEVLIPAEAFNNYDNSQHYVYLQAVFPERMLEKVVLVSFQTEYLFIQIAKNMYTPESRVHFRIFAMMPDFSYRANPNPLHIEIVNSEGHFPVNSIVLEPPGMYQGDIRIPENASPGLWNIKATYSNNPRLSCSAEFEVKEYVVPSLSIQLTPESMFFYEDEDKITVNINARYLFGEEVDGVAFVLFGIQHVGQKKPIPSSLQRVSIVRGKGAAVLQRRKITEAFGPLTGYSMYVKVTVLTESGGDMVVSEFNGIKIVKSPYTINLDKATKNFKPGIPYDLEFQVLNLDGTPAKLVVVSVEPGSMLVRTGDNGFAKLPINTEENAPKLTITIKTSHDALAPDKQATATFEVLPYSSPTKTYIHIVANTADLKLGDNLGVHCFLKRQEYAPAMITYLILSKGRLVKHSRRQLNYQMVISENILVTKEMMPSFTIIVYYHTSNNEVVSDSVRVDIKDTCIGSLQLEKLRVDPSHEPRKSLPVKITGTPGATVGLVVIHKDVYTDKWRLTQKKIWDEVKKKDRYCPLGGEYNSMRVFYEAGLLFESNIGSTPYRQDLRCPSCNRKKRSDDIGDNMNSSMDVEDIVSRSIFPKSWMWLSVVLPPCPGNDPYCKTTSKTIPNPLKDSITNWEITGISLSRTHGICVADPLEVIVRKDFFIDLKAPYSAIAGEQLEIKAVLHNYTPDHITVLVHLFEEENVCSAAYGRRTYQQEVIVGAMSSRSVSLVFIFTKEGLSNIHVKAAVKDSFLNDGVMKMIYVVPWGELVKHTMTVTLDPARKGVDGRQTEVLQSQIPAHAMLPSTPAATVVYITGMASIQAENVISGDNMSYLLIQPLGNGETNIIPLTMTVIATTYLDKTNQWEKVGFNKRSEALGYINDGYSNQLVNRKSDGSFSLNQNKPSSTWLTAFVVKVFTMASSLVSVQSRIICDAVKFLNLQQQPDGQFREVGRLTNREMPDDVFGADSDASMTSFCLIALQESRPLCAFSINSLRRSIYKAVGYLERRLPGLSNPYAVAMASYALANENRLNKETLKRFASPGLDHWPVSKGLIYQLEATSYALLALVRAGAFAEAQPVVSWLKEQKRIRGAYLSTQANLMVYQAVAEYFTRVKEGEKNVQNLDVDILLPDRLTPARFSFNRQNFHLTRSSKINSINRPVRVTATGKGQGVLKMVSLYYTSPKQMERNCQKFNLSVQLIPQSVREDEKVYKLRIDVLYLSKDQEATMSVLDIGLLTGFTVDTNDLDSLSKGRGRTISNYETGRVLSDRGSLIIYLDKVSHTQPVEISFRIREVLRSAILQPAAVSVYEHKDQTSCVKFYHPARVAGQLMRLCTGNECKCAEEGCGILKRDTVNNEQRLEWPCEVSRRTRTDFVYKVRVDEISRDLSMDVYTMTILEVIRESSYDENPSGESRSFLSFAHCRDNLNLVTGKTYLIMGESKQIYRHDAQQSYQYIIGQQTWLEYWPTDAECQSDQHRPTCLGLDDLVSQQVIFGCVE, encoded by the exons ATGGAAAAACCTGAGAGAATCTGTCCGATTCTGTTGCTTCTCTTCTTCACGTCCTTTTTGCCTCCCACGGATGGATCACCTTT ggagGTGCTGGCAGCCCCGAACGCGATACGAGCGGGAATGCCAGAAAACATCTTTGTGGAAGTCCAGGATTTCTCACTTGACACGAACATTCCTGTCGAAATCATTGTGATGAACCACCCGACAAAAAGCAAACGGCTGGCGTCGACAGCTGTGAACCTCAACAGGGCAAATTCTCATCAGGCATTTGGAGAAGTTTTG ATCCCCGCTGAAGCATTTAATAACTATGACAACAGTCAACATTACGTGTACCTACAAGCTGTGTTTCCAGAAAGAATGCTGGAGAAGGTCGTCTTAGTGTCCTTCCAGACTGAGTATTTGTTCATTCAGATAGCCAAAAACATGTACACCCCTGAGAGCAGAG ttcATTTTAGGATCTTTGCTATGATGCCTGACTTTTCATACAGGGCCAACCCGAACCCCCTTCACATCGAGATAGTG AACTCTGAGGGCCACTTCCCCGTAAATTCCATTGTACTTGAGCCACCAGGAATGTACCAGGGCGATATTCGAATCCCTGAAAATGCAAG TCCTGGTTTGTGGAATATTAAGGCAACGTATTCCAACAACCCACGGCTGAGTTGTAGCGCAGAATTTGAGGTCAAGGAATACG TGGTGCCCAGCCTGTCCATACAACTGACCCCAGAGAGCATGTTCTTCTACGAGGATGAAGACAAAATCACTGTCAACATCAACGCTCG GTACCTGTTTGGGGAAGAGGTTGACGGGGTGgcgtttgttttatttggaattCAACACGTGGGTCAAAAAAAGCCTATTCCAAGTTCCCTCCAGCGAGTGTCG ATTGTTCGTGGGAAAGGAGCTGCCGTactgcagagaagaaaaatcaCAGAGGCTTTTGGGCCTTTGACGGGCTATTCCATGTATGTAAAAGTCACTGTGCTGACAGAGAGCG GTGGAGATATGGTGGTGTCGGAGTTTAATGGTATCAAAATCGTCAAGTCCCCATACACCATCAACCTCGACAAAGCCACTAAGAACTTTAAACCAGGAATACCCTATGATTTGgag TTTCAAGTGCTGAATCTTGACGGCACTCCAGCAAAACTAGTTGTTGTGTCGGTAGAACCAGGATCCATGTTGGTACGAACCGGAGACAACGGCTTTGCGAAGCTTCCCATTAACACAGAGGAAAACGCCCCAAAACTGACAATCACT ATAAAGACCAGCCATGATGCTCTTGCACCTGACAAACAAGCCACGGCCACATTCGAAGTTCTACCATACTCCAGTCCCACCAAAACCTACATCCACATAG TGGCTAATACAGCAGACCTGAAGTTAGGAGACAACTTGGGAGTCCACTGTTTCCTTAAAAGGCAAGAATATGCACCAGCTATGATCACCTACCTG ATCTTAAGCAAAGGTCGTCTGGTGAAGCACAGCCGACGGCAGTTAAATTATCAGATGGTCATTTCAGAGAATATCCTTGTCACCAAGGAAATGATGCCATCCTTCACCATTATAGTGTACTACCATACAAGCAACAACGAAGTGGTGTCAGACTCTGTCAGGGTGGATATTAAAGACACCTGCATCGGCTCA CTTCAGCTGGAAAAACTCAGAGTGGATCCATCCCATGAGCCTCGCAAGTCACTTCCGGTGAAAATCACTGGAACCCCAGGAGCCACAGTGGGGCTGGTGGTGATCCACAAAGACGTTTACACAGACAAGTGGAGATTGACCCAGAAAAAG ATCTGggatgaggtaaaaaaaaaagacaggtaCTGCCCGCTCGGTGGAGAGTACAACAGTATGAGGGTGTTCTACGAAGCTGGCCTGTTGTTTGAGTCCAACATTGGCAGCACTCCCTACAGACAAG atCTAAGGTGTCCCTCCTGCAACAGGAAGAAACGAAGTGACGACATAG GAGACAACATGAATAGCTCTATGGATGTCGAGGACATTGTATCGCGCTCTATTTTCCCTAAAAGTTGGATGTGGTTATCTGTGGTTCTTCCGCCATGCCCTGGAAATGACCCTTACTG TAAAACTACATCAAAAACTATCCCCAACCCACTGAAAGATTCCATTACAAACTGGGAAATCACTGGAATTAGTCTGTCACGAACTCATG GCATCTGTGTGGCTGATCCACTGGAGGTCATTGTCAGAAAAGATTTCTTCATCGACCTCAAAGCACCATACTCTGCAATAGCTGGAGAACAGCTGGAAATAAAGGCTGTCCTCCACAACTACACCCCTGACCACATCACC GTACTTGTACATCTCTTTGAAGAGGAAAATGTCTGTAGTGCAGCTTATGGCCGTCGGACATATCAGCAGGAGGTCATCGTCGGAGCCATGTCTTCCCGCTCTGTGTCCCTTGTCTTTATTTTCACCAAGGAAGGCCTAAGCAACATTCATGTTAAAGCGGCTGTCAaagattcatttttaaatgatggAGTTATGAAGATGATCTATGTGGTG CCTTGGGGTGAACTGGTAAAGCACACAATGACGGTAACACTGGACCCTGCCAGGAAAGGTGTAG ACGGACGGCAGACAGAAGTTCTCCAAAGTCAAATTCCTGCACACGCTATGCTTCCAAGCACTCCTGCAGCCACGGTCGTTTACATAACAG GAATGGCCAGCATACAAGCAGAAAACGTCATCAGCGGCGACAATATGAGTTATCTGCTGATCCAACCCTTGGGGAATGGAGAGACGAACATCATCCCACTGACCATGACCGTCATTGCAACCACGTATTTGGACAAAACCAACCAGTGGGAGAAGGTTGGTTTCAACAAGCGCAGTGAAGCTCTCGGGTACATTAATGATG GCTACAGTAATCAACTTGTGAACCGTAAAAGTGATGGATCATTTTCCCTGAATCAGAATAAACCAAGCAGCACCTG GTTGACAGCTTTTGTCGTTAAGGTGTTTACAATGGCCAGCTCTCTAGTCTCAGTGCAAAGCAGAATCATCTGCGATGCCGTCAAGTTCCTAAATCTCCAGCAGCAACCGGATGGACAATTCAGAGAGGTTGGAAGATTGACCAATAGAGAAATGCCG GACGACGTATTTGGCGCAGATTCAGATGCCTCCATGACGTCTTTCTGCCTTATTGCCCTGCAAGAGTCGCGGCCACTTTGTGCTTTCAGTATTAAC AGTCTGCGCCGGAGCATATATAAAGCAGTGGGCTACCTGGAGAGGCGTCTGCCAGGACTCTCCAACCCATACGCCGTGGCAATGGCATCCTATGCACTCGCCAATGAAAACAGGCTGAACAAGGAGACCCTGAAAAGATTTGCCTCCCCAG GGTTGGACCACTGGCCTGTCTCCAAAGGCCTCATTTACCAGCTGGAAGCGACATCTTATGCTCTTCTTGCTCTGGTTAGAGCCGGG GCCTTCGCAGAAGCTCAGCCGGTGGTCAGCTGGTtgaaggagcagaagaggatCAGAGGAGCTTACCTGTCCACTCAG gcCAACTTGATGGTGTACCAGGCGGTCGCTGAGTACTTCACTAGAGtcaaagagggagagaagaacgTGCAGAACCTGGACGTGGACATCCTGTTGCCTGACAGGCTAACTCCTGCCAGGTTCAGCTTCAACAGGCAGAACTTCCACCTCACAAGAAGCTCGAAA ATCAATTCCATAAACCGGCCCGTCAGGGTGACAGCCACAGGAAAGGGACAAGGGGTTTTAAAG ATGGTGTCGCTGTATTACACCTCGCCGAAACAAATGGAGCGCAACTGTCAGAAGTTCAACTTGTCTGTGCAGCTCATCCCAC AATCAGTACGAGAGGATGAGAAAGTGTACAAGCTGAGAATAGATGTTTT ATACCTGAGCAAGGATCAAGAGGCAACCATGTCGGTCTTGGATATTGGCTTACTAACTGGCTTCACTGTTGACACCAATGACCTGGACTCA ctctCCAAAGGCCGCGGTCGTACCATTTCTAACTATGAGACGGGCAGAGTCCTATCAGACAGAGGCTCCCTCATCATCTACCTGGACAAG GTTTCCCACACACAACCGGTAGAAATCTCATTTAGGATCCGTGAGGTTCTCAGATCTGCCATTTTACAACCAGCCGCTGTGTCTGTCTATGAACACAAAGACC AAACCTCCTGTGTGAAGTTTTACCATCCAGCGAGAGTAGCGGGACAGCTGATGCGTTTATGCACGGGTAACGAATGCAAGTGTGCTGAAG AGGGCTGCGGTATTCTGAAGAGGGACACCGTCAACAACGAGCAGCGCTTAGAATGGCCCTGCGAGGTGTCTCGCAGGACGAGAACAGATTTCG TGTACAAAGTGAGAGTGGACGAAATCAGCAGAGATTTGTCCATGGACGTGTACACCATGACCATTCTTGAGGTCATCAGGGAAA gTAGTTACGATGAGAATCCTTCGGGAGAATCGCGCAGTTTCCTCAGTTTTGCGCACTGCAGAGACAATTTGAACTTGGTGACAGGGAAAACCTACCTCATCATGGGAGAGTCCAAACAAATTTACAGACATGACGCACAGCAATC GTATCAGTACATAATCGGACAGCAAACCTGGCTGGAGTACTGGCCCACCGACGCCGAGTGCCAGTCCGACCAACACAGACCCACCTGCTTGGGCTTAGATGACCTGGTCAGTCAACAAGTTATTTTTGGATGTGTGGAATGA